The following proteins are encoded in a genomic region of Poecilia reticulata strain Guanapo linkage group LG11, Guppy_female_1.0+MT, whole genome shotgun sequence:
- the LOC103472795 gene encoding DEP domain-containing mTOR-interacting protein-like, whose protein sequence is MGLRTADSASKNEKATKSGSCLGPARPRLRSSSDGNIYTRRTVGGCSSFSSLTLSNPKSVLRRPVSTEELQTPGGPYIKKTFTIVGDAVGWGFVVRGKQPCYIQAVEPFGPAAVAGMKVRQFVVSVNGLNVLDLDYRTVSHLILTGPRTVVMEVMEERDHWGEEEMQFTQESN, encoded by the exons ATGGGTCTTCGTACAGCAG ACAGTGCTTCTAAGAATGAAAAAGCCACTAAGAGTGGGAGCTGTCTTGGTCCAGCAAGACCCAGGCTAAGAAGCAGCAGCGATGGAAACATTTACACCAGAAGAACAGTTGGTGGCTGCAGTTCTTTCTCCTCCCTCACACTCTCCAACCCTAAATCAG TCTTGAGGAGACCAGTGAGCACAGAGGAACTGCAAACACCAGGCGGCCCCTACATTAAGAAAACATTCACA ATTGTGGGTGATGCAGTGGGATGGGGGTTTGTGGTTAGAGGAAAGCAGCCATGCTACATTCAGGCTGTGGAGCCATTTGGTCCAGCTGCTGTTGCTGGGATGAAG GTACGACAGTTTGTGGTGTCTGTGAATGGTCTCAATGTTCTCGATCTGGACTACCGGACAGTCAGCCACCTGATCCTCACCGGACCCAGAACTGTAGTGATGGAGGTGATGGAGGAAAGAGACCACTggggagaagaagaaatgcaATTTACTCAAGAATCAAACTAG